Within Desmodus rotundus isolate HL8 chromosome 6, HLdesRot8A.1, whole genome shotgun sequence, the genomic segment CTTGCTGAACCTTGTGGGGAAATGTGTAGGCTTATTCCTCACAACTGCACGAGGGGCAGTAGCGCACGTAGGGTACCCTGTTCGCTTTTCCAGACCCACTTTCGCTGCTGCTTCAAGGGCCTGCCCTCGTCCGTTGCCTTCAGGCAGTGActggagggaggagcaggaggccGGGAGGGGGACTTCTCTGCTCCCCCCATGCCCAGACTGAAGGGGAGCCCTGTCTGCCCTGTGCTCTACCGTAACTGCCCTTCCCTTTAGGCTCCAGCATCTAGGGGTGGACGCAACTCCACCGTCACCGCTCCAGGTTGAAACACCACCTCCGCCATTTCCCCACACTCTCCCTTTAAAAACCCTCAAGTTATTTTACGCGATGGGGTCATGACTCGTGACTTATACGTCTTTTTATGCCCATTTTAGGCAGGGGAGGCTGAGACTCGGGAGAAGTGGCTGGACCAAAGCCCTCCTCTAGCCTCGCGGGCAGGGTGCTGAGCTGAATTTCTCAGCAGGAGTCTTCCAAGTGCTGTTATGCACACGCAGCCACCTCCGGAGGGcaatttcagaaaaatcaaaCGGCTCTGAGCGCGAACCTGCATGGAAAAGAATCGCGTTcggcttccccttcctccttcccaaagcACAGGCGGACCCCCACCCCCGACTGGTGTGAACGCGAGACCTCTGTCCGCTGCTACAAAGATGTACAGAGTGAGACTACGGTCCACGCATGGTCAGTGAGCTCACTGGAGAACGGCCCACCCATGGGGAGCTGCATtggcaataaaactttatttttaatgaaatgtttatcAAAACCTGATGCATGCTTGCTTACGTTGTTCTGTGCCACTGATTATAAAGAaacatccagccctggctggtgcggctcaatggactgagcccCGACCTGCGAAGGGTcaagggttcgattcccggtcagggcacatgcctgggggggGGCGGCATCCCCGGTAGGGGGACGAGCGAGAGGCGACCCATCgttgtatctctcacacacctgtttttctccccctctttctccctttcccgctctctaaaaaataaacaaaatcttttaaaaacacccGGGAAAAATGTTGAGGACCACGAGCCAAAAGAAACGCCTGCACTCCTTAAGTTTGGAGGCGCGCACCAGCGGCGGAAGGAGCTGTGACCAGACACTTGGGGGGCACAGAAGAGTCGCTTGCGCACACCGCCGGAAGTTCGTTCCAACTCTCTACGGGTCCGCGCTCACGCCCGCGGTGACCGTCCCTCTACGCGCAGGGCGGAGATGGCGGATCATTCGGCCGGCGGCACTGGCTCCTCTTCTGGGCCCCCCCGTCCTCCCATCGCCCTCTCCCCTCGGATCGAGCCCCCAAAGGCCGCGGACCCCCATTCGCACTCACCCACGCGGAAGGGCACATCACTTCCGGGACTTCGGGCGTCGCCTCCGCGGTTACTTCCGGGTCGACGGGGCTGCGCCCCCGCACGGCATCTTCAGCGCGCATGTGCCGGAGGCGGCGTGCAGAGTCTGGGCCGAGCGGGATCTCGGGATATAGAGGTTGGGGACCGACCACGCCGAGTCAGGACCGGGCAGACGCGAGGCCGGGGACCAAGTCGAGACGGCAGGAGACCGGGCCTGGCCGTCCAGCGCTGTTCCCTTCAGCCCCAGTCTACCTTCTCATCGTCCCCCGCGCCTCCGCCAGCGGTCTGCTCGCTGCGTCCCCGTCCTGCATTAGGTGTGGTCTCGGGGTTACCTCCCCGGCCCCTCCCCGCCACGTAACGCTGTGGACGCAGCACCCGGCGTCAGCTCCCTGCCACCGCGGGCTGTCAATTTGCACCGGACAGCGTGCCCTCAGGCCGCCGGTGGCCCGCTGGACACTACCCAGGTAACAGGAAGGCGACTCTCCATGGAGACAGTCACTGGGGTCCAGGTATAAGTCATGGTACATCCATCCCTTTGACGTCGCGAAAACTCACTTAGCTAGGATGACTTTTGAAGAACCAGTTTATTAATTACACCAAAAGCATAAACAATTTATACGCCAAATTCTGGCTGgggtaaaaaatgaaataaaggtgaTCTTCAAAAAAATGTGCTGTGCTCACAAATAAGATGAATCCTGACCTGTtcaacaaatagaaatgaaataatgtctGAACAGTTGAAAACGGAAACAGAAACAGTCTTCCACTCTGCACAACGCGGAGTGGACGCCCAACGCCGACAGCTGCAGCAATGAAAACCGGTGGAACCGGAGGCCCGCGCAGGCCCCAGCTCTGGGAGCTGTCGGGCTTCGCTGGAAGTCTGGGACCCGTGTGAGCCTCAGTGCGGTTCTGGGGACTCTCAGCTCGAGTTCCAAGTCCTTTTTAGCAAAGCCTGTGGGTGCTGAGCTTCTGCATACCGATATGAAGCTGTTAGCACGTCTGAAAACTGgtcatttttcaaatttgtgtCCTGCTGGGTGTTGAGGACAACAGGGGCAAGGACAGCGTCAATCCCCGAGTCTTCCTTTGCATCTCTGCGGGCCTTGTGCAGACGTAGTCATGACAACGAAGCACCACCCCCCCCGCACGGCAGGGACAGTTCATCTCAGGTAAGCTTTTGCAAACGTTCAGGTCACGCAGGAGGAAATTAATAATACAGTTAATGACACAGCTGCTGCCATCACTTTCCCCACAATATTACTTAAAAAACGGAcaacacattaaataaatattctgttATTAATCCTTAAATATATTAACACCAGAAAGCATGTATAAATTAGGAAATAAATGTACAAACTATCTcacaaagtgctttttaaaatatatacacaacatTCAAGAACTTCTTAATGTAAGACATTTCAGATTGAAGTTTCGGGATAACTTTTCAGCGTCCTTTCTTTTCAAAAAGTTCGTATAggacttaaacaaacaaaacacacacacgcacacacacaaggcATATGCCCAGGATGgcaaggaataaaagaaaactagtTTCACAGTTTCCtgaaatgtttaacattttcagTGGGAAATTTTAGTCCTTGATTGAGTTTGCGAATTACTTCTACGAAACCCGTCAGGAAAAAACCAGGGCAAGATCAAGGGAGATGCCACTGCCAATGCCTGTCACTCAGCAGTTAGGGCCTCCCACTCAGTAATTTCACCCAGATAGTGGACTTTTATGTTCTCACCAGTGTTCAGGGTTTTATCCCGGGAGACCTGATGTATAAAGAATGGGCTATTTTTTGTATTCTCTTGGTTGTTCTTGGAAATATGACAGCACTATCCAAGGATATTTGTAAAGGATTACAGGAAAAGTGGGCATTGTGATCCAAGTAAAGACTGATAAAATGTCAGTACTACACAGGGAAATGTAGGGTTTTTCCCGACCAGACTTTTCCCCCCCAGTGAGCTGTCTTCAATGTTTGTACAGAAGTTAAATGGGATTTAATATCCTGGGAATGTAAAACTTATTCAAATTTCTCTCTataaaacttttccttttcactAGGAAGAACACAGTAAACTCAGTggagctctttttaaaaaagagatgtagccctagctggtgtggctcagtggactgagtgccggcctgcaaaccaaagggtcgctggttcaattcccagtccaggcacacaCCTCGGTtggggaccaggtccccagtagggggcgcccgcaagagacaaccacacattgacatttctctctttctccttcccttcccctgtctaaaaaagtaaataaataaaatctttaaaaaaagagagatgtgaatttcagatatccctcaaaaaacaaaacaaacggaAAAACCCGCCTGCTTAAACAAGCAGGTCCtggaggaaataaaacagaacttGCCCACTGTGTGGAAAATCTGGTGTCACTATACAAGTTTAGAATGGGGCATGTCACAGATTCCAACCCCCCAAATGACCATCAGATCAGCAAGGGCCGGAGTCCACGGTGCCAGAGAGCTCCCCTCTGTGCTGGCCATTGCCCCACAGCTCCCTGGCAGGCTCGGTCACGGTCTTCGTGGACGCGTGTTGGCAGCACAGTCCTTGACCCCTCGTTACTCCTGCAGCCCACACGGGCAACCTTCCGGGCAGACGGGATGGGCTGGAGGCACAGGCAATGGGCGAGCGCTGGAAACCACGGGCAGCACGTGGGCACGGCCTCTCGGGCGAGCACTTGTAGCCTTTAACAGAAGCAGGCCCCTACCCCACCGTGGACGAAACCCCCGCCGCACCGAGGCCCTGGAGGAGGTGCACCCAGAGCTGCGAGAGACGAGAGACCGCCGGCGAGAGACGCGTTTGCGACCCCCGTCACAGCTGCGTGAGGAGATCTGGACCCGAGGTCCGTCTATGGGAGACACTGACAATGGCGTCTTGGAGGTGCCCGTCCCATCGCTGGGCGCAGAACGCTCTGATGATGAGAGGACCCCTAAAGCTAGCTAGAAACATCAAGGGGGGACAAAAAGGGACAACCTCTCCGTTACTGTAGGGACATATGACACTATACACAGCACCAGGTACGTCACACCGCCAGAGCATGGTCCGGCGTCTGGGCGCACACTCGGCGTCATACCCAGCATGAAATGTGCACGCTTCACATGCGACACGTGTGGGGCGAAGGGGCAACCAACAGGCCACAGGTCATCAGAGCTGCCACAGGCCCAGCCGCGCCAGATGGACACACCAGAGTGAGGCTCCACCAAGGACGCTTGTCCCTCACTGCTGGTAGTTGCCATACTGGCCCTGAAAGAGACCAGGACAGGAGTTACACACCCCAGTCCCGAGTTTAAGGAGCCCCCACGCCGGTgtcagccagccctgccacccATCGCTCTGTCCCTTGGCCCCTCTAGGTCCTCATCCCAGCACTATCTGCCCGGCTCCATCCCGGTGCCCAGTTGGCGTCTGGCTCTGTCTGATGAGACCCAGTCCCTAGAAGTGCGGCTGCCTGTGTCCTGTCCCCATGTGTCCTGGCTTGCAGCAGAGGGCACCACAGCCGGAGAGAATGCTGGGGTCTACCTGCGCTGAGGACACAAAAAGCCGGCTGTCTGACCGGGGGAGCTGCACGTGGAGGTACTTATGGAAAACCTCACAGGGCCAGAGAGTAACACTCTGGAAGGGACCTCCGTGGAAGCCCGCCGGCTCATCTCCTTGCTCCTCGTGAGCCCAGAGGAGCCCTGGTTCCGTGCTGACAGACACGCGGACCTGCACGTGGGGAGACACCCAGAAAGCTTGCCTGCTCGTAGCCGTAGGGCCGCTGCTGCTGCGCGGACGGGCCAGTCTGCGACGCCCTGTAGCTCCCGTACTGCTGGCCTTGCCCTTGCTGGTAGCTGGAGTACTGGGAAGGGGCTCCCTGGGCCGGGCCTGGGGACAGAGCGGCCGTGAGGCTACCTGGCAGAGTCAGCACAGCGAGagcactcacacacacccccgcCGGGTGCCCTAAGCGCCCCCATCACTCATGGTGGTCACTACGACCAGGGAATACACGTGTGACAGACAGACAGTGATCCTGCCTGGGGGCACTACGCCAAAGGCTCTGGGAAGGACCCGGAAGGCCGTGTAAGTTTGCAGAAGACACTACTCAGTCAGTCACGGCTATAAAAGGCTGAGCCAGAGCCCTGGCctgtctcccctgccccgccGTGTGTGTGGGCAGCACCTGGGGGCCTAACGAGAACACTCACGGGCGGGGCCGCCAGGGCACCCGATTTCCCAGAGTGTCCCTGGAGCCCTCAGTGGCAGGGAAGGCAGAGACCCAGCGGCCTCGGCAGGCTCCCTTGGAGGCACAGCCAGACCAGAGGCCGCGGCATGCGGTGCACAGAGGGAACGCCTGACTCTGGTTGGGTGAGCGGTGTAGGGTCAAGTTTAAGCTAAACTAAGACGCTGCAGGTGTGGACGGAGGGATTTTAGGGACACTCCCTGAACTCCGTTTTCGTGAACTCATCACCTACCCCTTGGGGTCACGCTGGTCGGATGAGGCCGACAGGACCCTACGGCCTGCAGACGTGACAGTCCCCAAGTAATCGTGTCCTAGGCAATGCCCCAGGACAGCGCTGCGTGCCATCCGCGTGGGCGGTGCCCCTCTTACCATAGCCTGGCTGCTGGCCCGGGTAGCTCTGCTGGTTGGGGTACTGCTGCTGGTAGCCCCCCTGCTGCTGGGCCGCCCCCTGCTGGTACCCCGCCTGCTGCTGGCTGTACTGCGAGttccctggggaggaggagacacTGTCTGTCAGTGACTGCACCGCACGCCAGGCACCAGGGGCAGACGAGTGATCGATGTGCACCCATGGGCAGGTGTGCCGGCCCCCATGGGCGAAGCCCTGAGAAGAGCCCAGGATGCCCGCCCTGCAGCCACGGGACTTGGGGGGCAGGGTCTGGGCTCTTAGATTTCAGGGATAGCAATGTAAGAATGTAAGCAGCACTTTCAGCTTTAACTTTGAGGGATTCAGAAATGTCAAAAAAGAACTGGGTGCCCCGCAGGGCTGGGGCCCCTGTCTAACCTCCCGCCTCCCGCTTCCAGAAGTCAACGAGGCCTCACAAAGTTCTGCCCCCACTGTGGCGCCTGAGCTCCTGCCCGCTGCCCACCCCGCCGTGGCGCTCCTCACCGCCCTCGTAGTAGTGCTGCGTGGACTCCTCGAAGGACCGGTCGTAGCCCTGCTCCGGGTAGGACGACTGCTGATAGGCGTAGTCTCCATGCCCTGCAAGCAGGTGGCGGCAGCAGTCAGGGGCCTGACTGCCAGACCGGGCAGGGGGCAGCCGTGAGCCCGACGGCAGCTCTGTGTGGTCGGGCAGTGGCCAGAGCTGGGCACGCATCAGTCTCCACAGATGGCGCCCACGGAGGGGCCCACGGTCAGTCCACTTAAGTGAAATACAGACAGCTATGCTGCCCACGGGTTTCTGAGAGCACTTACTACGTTCAGTGCCCAACGACGTGACAAGTGCCAGTGCTATCTGCTCTGGGGGGTAGCCCCTCAGAGGCCCTGCACTGATCTCAGCCCCGCCCCAATCACACCGGGTCCCTGGGTGGGAGCCcgtcccctccccagccatcccctctCACCACTGTAAAGGCCACCTCCAAAAACCCTGAGACTATTAAAGATGACTGCAAGGTGACAATGAAGAGGGACATCTTGGCAGAAGTTATGCCAAGCAGCTGGGAGCCGTGTGTGATGAGCCCCGAGCAGCCAGACCAGGTCTGTCACTGTCCTGAAGGCATTTCACCAGGCCACTGTGTTCCTCCCTTCAAGTGTCCACAGCCACCTGCTCACAGGGCGGCACAGCCCCAGCCCAGGACTCGGCTGCCTCtcggggagagagaggagcagcCCGAGGAGGTGAGTGGCCATGGCCGGTACCAGCAGCGTCTCTGGGCAGACACTGGACTCCGGCCCAGCCACACTCAGGCCTGGGGACTCTGGACGCTGTTGCACTGGAGGACAGGAGGCCCAAAGGCTCACCGTCAGCGTAGTACTGCTGGCCGAGTGGCTCCGAGGCGGCCTGGCTGTGGCCGTACTGCTCGCCCCCGTAGTACTCCTCCTGGCCCAGGTACTGCTGTGAGGAGcctgcaggtgggtgggtggagtgaACTCCGGGCCTCCGCCTCACGAACACCTCCTGGATGGGCCCACTGTGCCACCCTGGGGACACCAGGACACtgtccccacaccctgccctcaACACCCTGGACTGTCCACTTAGACACAGCAGCCCACCCCCTCCGCGACACCCACAGCGGGCTCCAGCCTTGCCCGCCCTCCGGGAAGGTGTTACCCCcatgcagccccaacccccagcaTCCTCCTTGCAGATGATGACGGGTGTGCACAGTGTCACCCCCACACCCGGTGGTACCTTGCTGTGAGGGCCGGTAGGGCGCCAGGGGCCGCTGCCCCATCATGCCGCTCCCCTGCCCGCTCTGGCCCATCATAGCGATGGATGGCTGGCCCTGGTAGTGCTGGCTCCCGGCCTGCGCTGAGGGGTAGTGGGACGAGGCGGCCTGCTGGTGCATCATGGACACTGCGCCACACAACAGAGCCGAGTCACCCCAAGACTCTGCCCCGGCTGGGACGGCCCCCTTTCGTCCCGGTCACGCTTCCTGCTCACGGACCTCTGTGCCCATGCTCGCGGTGCGTGGCGTTCAGGCAAGGCCACCTCGCCACCCCCGCCGCCTGGCCTGTCCACTCCTGTCCCCTGCTCAGAACACGGCAACGCCCAACACAGCGGGACGGGAGCCACGCCAGAGAGCAGAAGAGACAGGTGACACCCGTCGACAGTAACATACTTTACTGGACTCAGTGTGTGCAGAACGCGATCCTTTTCAGTGCGCAACTCACACTGAGAATCGGAAGGGTGCCTCACCACCCTTTGTGTGTTGAGCCTCTGGAACCCACTGTCTGTCACTCATAGGCCACCACAGTTTGGGCCTGGTGCCCCCAAGTGCTCAGCCCAGGCCACTTGGCTGCCCTtcaccctcccactcctctgctcCACCCTGTCGTCCCCACACCTGAGTGACCCCGAGCCTGTCCTCTCAGCAGGCACAGGACGCCCTCCTCAGAGCCTTCCCTGAGCCGCTGTGGGGAGCAGCCTCAGTCCCCCAAAGCCAGGCCCCGCCTGACCTATACCCTCCAAACCCCAGTCCCGGGGAAGGTTCCGGAGGAGGGCAGCCCTCTGCTCCCTGTAGCCTCAGCCCAGTGCCCAGCAAGAGGACAGCCCGCACGTGGCCTGCACGCTTCAGGGGCCCCAGGGACAGACAGGTATGCGtgtgggcccagggctgggcgggGCATCACCTGGGTTGGACTGCATGTTGATGTTGGCCCGTGACACGTAGCTGCTGATGGCACCCTGGCCCTGCAGTGGCACGCTCTGCGAGCCGGGCCCCGAGTGGCTGTAGCCGGGCCCTGACCCGTGGCCGCTGCCCGACATGCTCATGGAGGTCGTGGGCAGCGTGCTCTGTGCAGTCTGCTGCATGGACACGTGGTTCGGACCTGCGGGGGCGAGGGGGTGTGAGGACGCCTGCGCCCGGCCCTGCGGGGCTGCCCAGGAGCCCGTGCTGGTGGCGTGGTGGCCGGGCCCGACCACAAGCCAGAACCACACCCTGGGGGGCTCACCGTTGCCGATCTGGCCCTGCATGAGGGAGGCCGGGGGCAGGCCGGTGCCGATGGCGTCGCTGAGGCTGCCCTGCGAgtgcaggccctggctggagcCGCTCTGGGACAGCGTGCCGGGGCCCAGGTTCATGTTCTGGGTGGGTGGCTGCGGGCAACAGGAGTGAGTGGGGAGAACACTGAGCTCAGGGAGCCACTGCCAACCAGCAGCCACTCCAGGGACGCGTCTAGCTCATCTCCCTAACGACGGGAGGACCTGCCTCGTGTCACACCCTGTCGGGGACCTTGGTCCTGCCAGGTCAGACCTCCAACCTCTCCTCCCTGGccagcagcctggggcagggccctgcccaccccaccccaccccaccctgggcacTCACGGCGGGGAGCAGGGACTGCATGTTCTGGTTGGAGTCCGCGATGGTGGCCAGGTAGACAAGGTTCCGGTGCAGGATCTGCTGATACCTGCGGGGCAGGGGCGTGcggtgggctggggagcctgccAGCTGGTCCCCTGGGTGAAAGTAAAGTTCACCCAGGACAGCCTCGCCCTGCAGCCAGTGCCAGAACACTGGTCCCAGAGGACCCCAGGGGACAGGGCAGAGCACTCCACATTCCAGGACGGGCCCGGTGCAGGGTGGGCTCCGGTCCAATGACAAAATGCTGCAAAGACTCCAAGACGGTGGCCAAAGGGGAAGTGCCACCTGGTCTCTTCAGAGAGGGGGTGCAGACAAGCTCTCCTCCAGGTGACCCTACTAACTCGGCCTCCCTGACCCTGAAGAGGTGCTGGGAGGAGATGAAGCAGCTCAGTTCACCCTGAGAACACCTCAGGTGGGTGTGACGGCCACTCACACGGGCCACCCTCCATGTGGCTCTGATGCCCAGTTCCTGTACCTAgtgtgcccagccctgggggtcCTACCCGGATGGAGCTCGCTGTCCCTGGTGTGTCCAGCCACCACCCACGGAGCTGCCCAGTGTCCAGCCTGGGCCTCCCCAGCGGCCCTGTCTCCTCCCGCACTCCCATTTCCCCTGGGGGAGTGGCCTGGGGACAATGCAGCCACCCTCCAAGGGGTGTCACTCAGTGGCTTAGGTGACCTCAGCGCAATGCCCGCAAGCACTGGACAAAGTCAGGGCCAGGCGGGGGCACTCACTGCGCACACTCGGCGGTCTTGCCCTTGCTCTGGTGCTCCAAGATGCACTGTATGAGGTGGTGGTTCTCGTCCAGCATCTGCGGGGGAAGCAGACATTAGCGCGGGGCGTAGGTGCATCTAGGGGGCCTTGCTGGAGGTGACGGGGCGTGAGCTCAGCTGCTCAGGAGGCATGACAACACCTGTCCTCAGTGTGCAGGCATTCTATGTCCACGCTGTCACTCTACGTGGAACCTCAGCCGGCAGGACCAAGCCCCTCCATGCCCAGgttccctcacctgaggatggGATCCCACCGCCCCAGGCCCCCTTATCTAGGGCCCCCAACACGGTGCATCTGCCCAGTGAAGGTGGGTGAGGAATCCACAGCATGGATGTGGGGCCTTGAGACCCTAAGACCCTGTCTGGAGGGTGTGAGGTCCGAGAATGCCAGCACGTGGGGA encodes:
- the SS18L1 gene encoding calcium-responsive transactivator isoform X2, which encodes MLDENHHLIQCILEHQSKGKTAECAQYQQILHRNLVYLATIADSNQNMQSLLPAPPTQNMNLGPGTLSQSGSSQGLHSQGSLSDAIGTGLPPASLMQGQIGNGPNHVSMQQTAQSTLPTTSMSMSGSGHGSGPGYSHSGPGSQSVPLQGQGAISSYVSRANINMQSNPVSMMHQQAASSHYPSAQAGSQHYQGQPSIAMMGQSGQGSGMMGQRPLAPYRPSQQGSSQQYLGQEEYYGGEQYGHSQAASEPLGQQYYADGHGDYAYQQSSYPEQGYDRSFEESTQHYYEGGNSQYSQQQAGYQQGAAQQQGGYQQQYPNQQSYPGQQPGYGPAQGAPSQYSSYQQGQGQQYGSYRASQTGPSAQQQRPYGYEQGQYGNYQQ
- the SS18L1 gene encoding calcium-responsive transactivator isoform X1 encodes the protein MSVAFASARPRGKGEVTQQTIQKMLDENHHLIQCILEHQSKGKTAECAQYQQILHRNLVYLATIADSNQNMQSLLPAPPTQNMNLGPGTLSQSGSSQGLHSQGSLSDAIGTGLPPASLMQGQIGNGPNHVSMQQTAQSTLPTTSMSMSGSGHGSGPGYSHSGPGSQSVPLQGQGAISSYVSRANINMQSNPVSMMHQQAASSHYPSAQAGSQHYQGQPSIAMMGQSGQGSGMMGQRPLAPYRPSQQGSSQQYLGQEEYYGGEQYGHSQAASEPLGQQYYADGHGDYAYQQSSYPEQGYDRSFEESTQHYYEGGNSQYSQQQAGYQQGAAQQQGGYQQQYPNQQSYPGQQPGYGPAQGAPSQYSSYQQGQGQQYGSYRASQTGPSAQQQRPYGYEQGQYGNYQQ